A genomic window from Candidatus Nitrosoglobus terrae includes:
- a CDS encoding type II toxin-antitoxin system PemK/MazF family toxin: MTCKRGDVILVRFPHSDLKTYKKRPALVVQADGLATDLPQKIIALITSNIKRVGATRVHFQQQSQEVQTMGLCKYSVVVTDNLATVLDREIDKIIGYCPVMPVVDEALKQTLGLM, from the coding sequence ATGACTTGTAAGCGCGGCGATGTAATTTTGGTGAGGTTTCCACACTCTGATTTAAAAACCTATAAAAAACGGCCAGCTTTGGTCGTGCAAGCAGATGGGTTAGCTACTGACTTACCACAAAAAATTATTGCTTTGATCACCTCTAACATAAAGCGTGTAGGCGCTACTCGTGTGCATTTCCAGCAACAAAGCCAAGAAGTCCAAACCATGGGCTTGTGCAAGTATTCCGTTGTTGTGACCGACAATCTTGCCACCGTTCTGGATCGTGAAATTGATAAAATCATCGGTTATTGCCCTGTCATGCCTGTGGTGGATGAAGCGTTGAAACAAACGCTAGGGTTGATGTAA
- a CDS encoding thiol:disulfide interchange protein DsbA/DsbL: MLRSTSWPLLLFSLLLTLSLPVTAGPPAFTEGVHYKLIDPPLPAPKTNQAEVIEMFWYGCPHCYHFEPLLEKWIKNKSNQITFIRIPAVFRDSWLPGAQAFYTAQALGVADKIHRPLFDAIHLKKLNLNTKAALADFFATQGIAKEEFLSTFDSFAVQGKAQQAVATTRSSGITGVPAMIVNGKYRTDADLAGSFQRMLEVVDYLVAQTSKK, encoded by the coding sequence ATGCTGCGATCTACTTCATGGCCACTGCTTTTATTTTCTTTGCTGCTTACTCTCTCGCTGCCAGTAACAGCAGGGCCACCTGCTTTTACCGAGGGAGTACATTACAAGCTCATTGATCCACCGCTCCCCGCTCCAAAGACTAATCAAGCCGAAGTTATTGAGATGTTTTGGTATGGGTGTCCTCACTGCTACCATTTTGAGCCTTTACTAGAAAAGTGGATAAAAAATAAATCGAATCAAATCACTTTTATACGAATCCCAGCAGTATTTCGTGATTCTTGGCTGCCCGGTGCCCAAGCTTTTTACACAGCTCAAGCATTGGGAGTAGCAGATAAAATTCATCGACCTCTATTTGATGCCATACATCTTAAAAAACTTAACCTTAACACTAAAGCAGCGTTGGCTGATTTTTTTGCCACTCAAGGCATTGCAAAAGAGGAGTTCTTATCCACGTTTGATTCTTTTGCAGTGCAAGGTAAGGCTCAACAGGCCGTAGCGACAACCCGATCCTCTGGTATTACTGGGGTTCCCGCCATGATCGTGAATGGCAAATATCGCACTGATGCTGATTTAGCAGGCAGCTTTCAACGTATGCTTGAGGTCGTTGATTATTTAGTAGCCCAAACCTCAAAAAAATAG
- a CDS encoding TonB-dependent receptor yields the protein MPTTVLKGDDLRLKIGDTIGKTLEQELGVANQSFGPGVGRPMIRGQSGPRVRVLDDDIGSNDASSISPDHAVSTEPLLADRIEVLRGPEATLLYGSGAMGGAVNVISNRIPEDMLKHRLGGAIEQRYDSTTNETATVAKIEGGQGPIAIHLDGFYRDHGNMVIGGQAIDEAAARFSDPTLPAQLENSKGVLPNSRGTAISGSAGFSWIGDIGFAGASVNHLFNDYGIPINGTGDDITRIHLQQNRYDFKSKLDNPVSFAQSLVMRLGYTDYQHAEITNNIVSDFFANKTYEGRVELTHQPIGLLHGVVGFHGIASDFSAIDKSDGDILIPHSQINNFGLFVVENFDLGALSYQLGLRVENDRIAPDAKGSSSFNYTPVSFSASGLWEINDQHNLSLAFTRSQRSPQVQELLFNGFHDATRSFELGNPNLTTETFHNLDLGYHFQSDWMQAEIDLFQNWASDYITQQRNGQFVTEEGDPCPMDTLCPPVVVTSQANAVFKGFEGKLIFPVMENHQGAIKLTLFSDYTRGQFTHGADIPRMPPLRYGLQLDYAKAKFSSNVRLTRAETQKHAGQFEAPTPGYILLNLGAQYQVKAGQDIQLLAFARGTNLLNQNIRNSTSYLRNFAPEAGRGAEIGIRVNY from the coding sequence GTGCCAACGACTGTACTAAAAGGTGATGATTTGCGCCTGAAGATAGGAGATACCATCGGTAAGACTTTAGAGCAGGAGCTAGGTGTTGCTAATCAATCTTTTGGTCCTGGTGTGGGTAGACCCATGATCCGAGGCCAGAGCGGGCCGCGGGTGAGGGTGCTAGATGATGATATTGGTAGTAACGATGCCTCTTCGATCAGCCCTGATCATGCTGTAAGTACTGAGCCTTTATTGGCTGATCGGATCGAAGTATTACGAGGGCCAGAAGCTACTTTACTTTATGGTAGCGGTGCCATGGGTGGCGCAGTGAACGTTATCAGTAACCGTATTCCAGAGGATATGCTGAAACACCGATTGGGAGGGGCTATAGAGCAGCGCTATGATAGTACCACTAATGAGACTGCAACCGTGGCGAAAATAGAGGGTGGGCAGGGGCCAATAGCGATTCACTTGGATGGATTTTATCGAGATCATGGCAATATGGTGATTGGAGGCCAAGCGATTGATGAGGCTGCTGCTCGTTTTAGCGATCCTACACTGCCGGCACAGTTAGAAAATTCTAAAGGCGTACTGCCTAATTCGCGAGGAACCGCTATCAGCGGATCGGCTGGATTTTCTTGGATAGGCGATATAGGTTTTGCTGGGGCTTCTGTGAATCATTTGTTTAATGATTACGGTATTCCGATCAATGGCACAGGTGATGATATTACCCGTATTCATTTACAGCAAAATAGATATGATTTTAAAAGTAAGCTAGACAATCCTGTTAGCTTTGCCCAATCTCTAGTCATGCGTTTAGGTTATACCGATTACCAGCATGCCGAAATTACTAATAACATTGTCAGCGATTTTTTTGCTAATAAAACTTATGAAGGTCGGGTAGAGCTGACCCATCAGCCTATTGGACTGCTGCATGGAGTAGTGGGTTTTCACGGTATTGCCAGTGATTTTAGCGCTATTGATAAATCAGATGGCGATATTCTTATTCCCCATTCTCAAATTAACAACTTTGGCTTATTTGTGGTAGAGAATTTTGATCTAGGAGCGCTGAGCTATCAGCTAGGTCTGCGAGTGGAAAATGATAGGATTGCCCCTGATGCTAAAGGCTCATCTAGCTTTAATTATACGCCAGTGAGTTTTTCGGCCTCTGGGCTATGGGAAATTAATGATCAGCACAACTTGAGTTTAGCATTCACGCGTTCACAACGATCACCTCAAGTACAAGAATTATTATTTAATGGCTTTCATGATGCTACCCGTAGTTTTGAGTTAGGGAATCCTAACCTTACGACTGAGACCTTTCACAATTTAGATCTGGGCTATCATTTTCAATCGGATTGGATGCAAGCTGAGATTGATCTCTTTCAGAATTGGGCTAGTGATTATATTACCCAGCAGCGTAATGGCCAGTTTGTAACTGAAGAAGGAGATCCCTGTCCTATGGACACCCTTTGTCCTCCCGTGGTGGTTACTAGCCAAGCCAATGCCGTATTTAAAGGCTTTGAAGGTAAGCTGATTTTCCCAGTGATGGAAAATCATCAGGGGGCAATTAAGCTGACTTTATTTAGCGACTATACCCGAGGCCAATTTACCCATGGTGCTGATATACCCCGAATGCCGCCGCTGCGTTATGGATTACAATTAGATTATGCTAAGGCTAAATTTTCTAGTAATGTGCGATTAACTCGTGCCGAAACGCAGAAACATGCCGGCCAGTTTGAAGCGCCAACCCCCGGTTATATACTGTTAAATCTTGGCGCGCAGTATCAAGTGAAAGCTGGCCAGGATATCCAGCTATTAGCGTTCGCTAGAGGAACCAACCTGCTTAATCAAAATATCCGTAATTCTACTTCCTATCTACGTAACTTTGCACCCGAAGCAGGACGAGGAGCAGAAATTGGGATTCGTGTCAATTATTAG
- the yihA gene encoding ribosome biogenesis GTP-binding protein YihA/YsxC, whose amino-acid sequence MVNSFYHKASYQGSAYTLSQLPPDKGIEVAFAGRSNVGKSSAINAITNIKGLARISKTPGRTQMINFFQLDASRYLVDLPGYGYAKVPESVKQQWRLLLSSYLEQRYSLRGIVLVMDIRHLLQPFDVQMLEWCQSRGLPVRVLLTKSDKLKQGAAKQACQKVTTYLQEFFPFAQTQLFSAHTRVGIEEIQAQLDIWFNLT is encoded by the coding sequence ATGGTAAATTCTTTTTATCATAAAGCCTCTTATCAAGGCAGTGCTTATACTTTATCCCAGCTACCTCCAGATAAGGGGATAGAAGTTGCTTTCGCCGGTCGCTCTAACGTAGGCAAATCAAGTGCTATTAATGCGATTACTAACATTAAGGGGCTAGCTCGAATTAGTAAAACGCCGGGGCGCACCCAGATGATTAATTTTTTCCAACTGGATGCCAGCCGTTATCTAGTGGATTTGCCAGGCTATGGGTATGCCAAGGTACCGGAATCAGTAAAACAGCAGTGGCGGTTGCTCTTAAGCAGCTATTTAGAACAGCGTTATTCTTTACGTGGTATTGTGCTGGTGATGGATATCCGTCATTTATTACAACCCTTTGATGTTCAAATGTTAGAATGGTGTCAAAGTAGAGGTTTACCGGTCAGGGTGTTGTTAACTAAGAGTGATAAACTAAAACAAGGGGCCGCAAAACAGGCTTGCCAAAAAGTAACTACGTACCTGCAAGAGTTTTTTCCTTTTGCTCAGACGCAGTTATTCTCTGCCCATACTCGGGTGGGTATTGAGGAAATTCAAGCTCAGTTGGATATCTGGTTCAATCTTACGTAG
- the kdsB gene encoding 3-deoxy-manno-octulosonate cytidylyltransferase, whose translation MAYKVIIPARYNSSRLPGKPLLDLAGKPMLAHVIAKAQVSGAEEILVATDDSRIQAAAKNFGIEACMTSIEHTSGTDRIAEVISQRGYPDQTIIVNVQGDEPLLPAQLIAQVAADLAAHPKADAATLRVPISNQEELFNPNIVKVVCNAAGYALYFSRAPIPWDRENFTSENDSPTKSILWPCYRHIGLYAYRAQFLRHYSTLSICKLEQTEQLEQLRILYHGGYIHVAIAQEIPIPGIDTPTDLERVRNILVQNRKA comes from the coding sequence ATGGCTTATAAAGTGATTATTCCCGCCCGCTATAACTCTAGCCGTCTGCCGGGGAAGCCTCTATTAGATCTAGCAGGTAAACCCATGTTAGCCCACGTGATAGCAAAAGCTCAAGTAAGCGGCGCTGAAGAGATTTTAGTGGCAACGGATGATAGTCGTATACAAGCCGCTGCTAAAAATTTTGGCATTGAAGCCTGTATGACCTCCATTGAGCATACATCAGGAACAGATCGAATCGCTGAAGTGATATCTCAACGAGGTTATCCGGATCAAACTATTATCGTTAATGTTCAGGGGGATGAGCCATTATTACCTGCTCAGCTTATTGCTCAGGTAGCTGCCGATTTAGCAGCCCATCCTAAAGCGGATGCTGCCACTCTAAGAGTCCCTATCTCTAATCAAGAAGAATTATTTAATCCGAATATCGTTAAAGTGGTCTGTAATGCTGCAGGTTATGCCCTCTACTTTAGCCGGGCCCCCATTCCTTGGGATAGGGAGAATTTTACCTCTGAAAATGATAGCCCTACTAAATCTATACTATGGCCTTGCTATCGTCATATTGGCCTTTATGCCTATCGTGCCCAGTTTTTACGCCACTACTCCACCCTTTCTATTTGTAAACTAGAACAAACTGAACAGTTAGAACAGCTACGGATTCTGTATCATGGGGGGTATATTCATGTGGCTATTGCTCAGGAGATTCCTATCCCAGGGATTGATACTCCGACTGATTTAGAGCGGGTTAGAAATATCTTGGTGCAAAACAGAAAAGCTTAG
- a CDS encoding TIGR04255 family protein, protein MNKIPTRLNKEPLIEAIWQAQFESKEGLRVIDLLPGILYTAFKTEHQDLQLHRLPTADIPAPVAQIDPNLRFSAKYRMEEPDSPFLFQVGDRVVTVNCRKPYAGWAAFKKKIQKLVEVIERSGLVPLPIRHSLRYIDLLSLDPAAPNLDALQVNFKIGQWCLNNHPIQMRVEIPDGDCNHIIQIATPVEASLPEGKFQGSVIDLETFSNTPLRGWSDICSQIDQIHDRSKVVFYQQLLTPEAIHLMEPEY, encoded by the coding sequence ATGAATAAAATTCCCACCCGCTTAAATAAAGAACCTTTAATCGAAGCAATATGGCAAGCGCAATTTGAATCCAAGGAAGGTTTACGTGTTATTGATCTGCTACCCGGTATCTTGTACACAGCCTTTAAGACTGAGCACCAGGATTTGCAGTTACATCGGCTACCGACAGCAGATATTCCAGCACCAGTTGCACAAATTGATCCTAATCTACGCTTTTCTGCCAAGTACCGTATGGAAGAGCCAGATAGCCCATTCTTGTTTCAAGTAGGTGATCGCGTTGTTACCGTAAATTGTAGGAAGCCTTATGCCGGCTGGGCTGCCTTCAAGAAGAAAATACAGAAGCTTGTGGAGGTAATCGAACGCAGTGGTTTAGTGCCATTACCTATACGCCATTCGTTGCGCTATATTGATTTATTAAGCCTTGATCCAGCAGCCCCAAATCTCGATGCATTACAGGTCAATTTCAAGATTGGGCAGTGGTGTCTGAATAACCATCCAATACAAATGCGTGTTGAGATTCCTGATGGTGATTGCAATCACATTATACAAATTGCCACACCTGTAGAAGCCAGTTTACCTGAAGGCAAATTTCAAGGCTCTGTAATCGATTTGGAAACTTTTTCCAACACACCGCTTCGTGGTTGGTCGGACATATGCAGCCAAATAGATCAGATACATGACCGTTCAAAGGTAGTATTTTACCAACAACTGCTAACACCAGAAGCTATCCATCTCATGGAACCGGAGTACTGA
- a CDS encoding PEP-CTERM sorting domain-containing protein, with protein MRLAMMYAVMPLAVVSIGTAQATPANLLVNGDFSQVTQNITGSAQYGTQTNAYGDFIKGWQGGWGDGIWYPNAAQATSETPAGRVGLDPLSAVTAPPNTDSGAFVGLSGGSSVYTDTLMGGATIYQHFTNLTPGATYQVSFDWGLTQTQKSSAPTQSSTPTQSSIPAQSSTPTQSSTPTQSSTPTQSSGSSADASSFLKVSLGKNTQNTQTLTTSNGEFTGWQHTTVQITAGSNQAYLNLQAMSDTYKAHPMAVLANVSMSRLTSIPEPSAFALFGVGLIGLMIPSFFMPSRCRVGNEM; from the coding sequence ATGCGTTTAGCAATGATGTACGCTGTGATGCCCTTAGCCGTAGTTTCTATCGGTACTGCTCAGGCAACACCAGCAAATTTACTAGTAAATGGTGATTTTTCGCAAGTCACTCAGAATATTACCGGCTCTGCTCAATATGGTACTCAGACCAATGCTTATGGAGATTTCATTAAGGGATGGCAGGGGGGCTGGGGAGATGGCATCTGGTATCCAAATGCCGCTCAAGCTACAAGTGAAACTCCGGCGGGTCGAGTAGGTTTAGATCCACTGTCTGCAGTTACGGCGCCGCCAAATACAGATAGTGGCGCTTTTGTGGGTCTTAGCGGCGGTTCTTCAGTATATACCGACACCCTAATGGGTGGAGCGACTATTTACCAGCACTTTACGAATTTAACCCCTGGTGCCACTTATCAAGTAAGTTTTGACTGGGGGCTTACGCAGACTCAGAAGAGCAGCGCACCTACTCAGAGTAGTACACCTACTCAGAGTAGTATACCCGCTCAGAGTAGTACACCCACTCAGAGTAGTACACCCACTCAGAGTAGTACACCCACTCAGAGTAGCGGATCATCAGCTGATGCCTCAAGTTTTCTGAAAGTCTCGTTAGGTAAGAACACTCAAAATACTCAAACGCTAACGACTTCTAATGGAGAGTTTACCGGTTGGCAGCATACGACAGTCCAGATTACAGCTGGATCAAACCAAGCCTATCTGAATTTACAAGCCATGAGTGATACCTATAAAGCGCACCCAATGGCTGTATTGGCAAACGTATCAATGAGTCGGCTTACCTCGATTCCAGAGCCTTCTGCGTTTGCGCTTTTTGGGGTTGGTTTAATTGGATTAATGATTCCAAGCTTTTTTATGCCTAGCCGATGCAGGGTAGGCAATGAGATGTGA
- a CDS encoding choice-of-anchor P family protein: protein MAGQTYSAQATSMVSGFNFKMLGQSLADVLDFSTMTLNASAININGHLALNGNTAIENVNVLGHALINSMAPIAPNTIIDLSTFGITNASLILNEQFQTADSITVNALDLKLNGSSIMGLPTLISGDLILGHSMAQLVNSLASTTIDNPSVLLLFSTGLIILGIVTNSNRRNQK, encoded by the coding sequence ATTGCTGGGCAAACGTATTCGGCTCAAGCTACTTCAATGGTCTCCGGCTTTAATTTTAAAATGCTGGGGCAATCATTAGCAGATGTACTTGATTTCAGTACTATGACTTTGAATGCATCCGCTATTAATATCAATGGCCATCTAGCACTTAACGGAAACACGGCTATAGAGAATGTGAATGTACTGGGTCATGCACTCATCAATTCCATGGCTCCTATAGCGCCCAATACAATAATAGATCTAAGTACCTTCGGTATCACAAACGCTAGTTTAATCCTTAATGAACAATTTCAAACTGCAGACAGCATTACTGTCAATGCACTGGATTTAAAGCTCAATGGATCAAGTATTATGGGGCTTCCAACGTTGATTAGCGGCGACCTTATTCTAGGACACAGTATGGCTCAGCTTGTTAACAGTCTGGCCTCTACTACTATCGATAACCCTTCAGTACTCTTACTATTCTCTACGGGTCTCATTATTCTCGGTATCGTTACCAATAGCAATAGACGAAACCAAAAATAG
- a CDS encoding carbon-nitrogen hydrolase family protein codes for MKSYEYRAGVVQTLAKLGDEEANLEICNYYVKQATMQGVKLLVFPECMNAGYLYNSPEHARKVAGQMDSRFVKGLAKMARDNDMFIASGMIEWDPERQKIFNTGILLDKKGDLILHYHKQFLTTHDQNWFTFGERGFPVVATELGKLGMMICFDGRIPEIPRCTALNGAQVIVDMANFFLIDQAETWRPARAYENGVWICAASKSGQERSIHYPGGSMIIDPKGNLHAQIPWDTHGLAVSEIDPTLADNKHLGLGADRFADRRPDTYTVLTKPYKETAVANINEEAIIPSKAVFNMAAVQSHVCETQPTTLDQVATQTMYAAQFGIRLIVLPEYVASPNWRIDAAEAQRLADLNAELVRTFSILCKENKCAVLVPNVEKIDGKLYPTSFLIGPEGKTILSYRKVHLFADERKWATAGSEYPVANTPFGRIGIIMGYDSMFSEAARCLGVNGADVILWPARLQNRNERRYLALTLAVDNRCALILANRIDAPYSAGSLVVPPSQFPTWDVEAVTEFFTEMHKVVFDVVELAATRQKNLMSNVHMFANRIPKTYGPLVEKR; via the coding sequence ATGAAATCGTATGAATACCGCGCTGGGGTGGTTCAAACCCTTGCAAAGCTAGGTGATGAAGAAGCTAATTTAGAGATCTGTAATTATTACGTTAAGCAAGCCACTATGCAAGGAGTAAAGTTGTTGGTATTTCCCGAATGCATGAATGCGGGTTATCTCTATAATTCTCCAGAGCACGCTCGCAAGGTTGCCGGGCAGATGGATAGCCGATTCGTTAAAGGATTAGCCAAAATGGCGCGGGATAACGATATGTTTATCGCCAGTGGCATGATTGAATGGGATCCTGAGCGGCAAAAAATATTCAATACGGGCATATTATTAGACAAAAAAGGGGATTTAATCCTTCACTACCATAAGCAATTTTTAACTACGCATGATCAGAATTGGTTTACCTTTGGGGAACGGGGATTTCCAGTAGTGGCCACGGAACTGGGTAAATTAGGCATGATGATCTGTTTTGATGGCCGCATACCGGAAATCCCCCGTTGTACAGCCCTTAATGGAGCACAGGTTATTGTTGATATGGCAAATTTCTTCCTCATTGACCAAGCTGAGACATGGCGACCCGCGCGGGCTTATGAGAACGGTGTCTGGATTTGTGCAGCCTCAAAATCTGGCCAAGAACGCTCTATCCACTACCCTGGGGGTAGCATGATCATTGACCCTAAGGGAAATTTACATGCTCAGATTCCATGGGATACTCATGGGTTAGCAGTGAGCGAGATTGATCCTACGCTAGCGGATAATAAACACTTAGGTCTTGGGGCGGATAGATTTGCCGATCGCCGCCCCGATACTTATACCGTCTTAACTAAGCCCTATAAGGAAACGGCAGTCGCTAACATTAATGAAGAAGCCATCATTCCCAGTAAGGCCGTGTTTAATATGGCCGCCGTACAAAGCCATGTCTGCGAAACACAGCCAACTACCTTAGATCAGGTGGCAACCCAAACCATGTACGCCGCCCAATTTGGAATTCGGCTCATCGTATTACCTGAATATGTTGCCTCACCTAATTGGCGTATTGATGCTGCAGAAGCTCAAAGGCTTGCGGATCTCAATGCTGAGTTAGTCAGGACATTTTCTATCCTATGCAAAGAAAATAAGTGTGCCGTATTGGTGCCCAATGTGGAAAAGATAGATGGAAAGCTCTATCCAACTTCCTTTTTAATTGGCCCCGAGGGTAAAACCATCCTATCCTATCGCAAGGTGCATCTATTCGCCGATGAGCGAAAATGGGCCACAGCTGGTAGTGAATATCCCGTGGCTAATACTCCATTTGGTCGAATTGGGATAATCATGGGATATGATTCTATGTTCTCAGAAGCCGCCCGCTGCTTAGGGGTCAATGGCGCTGATGTCATCTTATGGCCGGCACGATTACAAAATCGCAATGAGCGCCGATATCTTGCCCTAACGCTAGCGGTAGATAACCGATGTGCACTCATTCTTGCTAATCGTATTGATGCCCCTTATAGCGCTGGAAGTCTGGTAGTTCCCCCTTCACAATTCCCAACATGGGATGTTGAAGCTGTTACTGAGTTCTTTACCGAAATGCATAAGGTAGTGTTTGATGTGGTTGAGCTGGCGGCTACAAGGCAAAAAAACCTAATGAGTAATGTACATATGTTCGCTAATCGTATTCCTAAAACCTATGGGCCTTTAGTTGAGAAACGCTAA
- a CDS encoding c-type cytochrome, with amino-acid sequence MMLKHFATITACVLFTTASNAALVEGNAKAGEAITVPCQNCHGPNGNSPNPEWPNLAGQNATYLKKQLQDFRSGARNSPIMSPMAVGLSDQDINNIAVYYASQKMNTGKTPEEYVELGKKLFQQGDKESGTPACMSCHGPSGSGNPAAAWPRLSGQNAEYMTSQLQAYRNNERANDPNMMMQGVTRKMSDKDITAISHYLSGLQIAH; translated from the coding sequence ATGATGCTAAAACATTTCGCCACGATTACTGCTTGTGTCTTATTTACCACCGCTTCTAATGCTGCTCTCGTAGAGGGCAATGCAAAAGCAGGTGAAGCTATAACCGTTCCTTGCCAAAACTGCCATGGCCCTAATGGCAATAGCCCTAACCCAGAATGGCCTAACCTCGCTGGTCAAAATGCAACCTATTTAAAAAAGCAGCTACAGGATTTTAGATCTGGAGCCCGTAACAGCCCCATTATGTCTCCTATGGCAGTAGGGCTTAGCGACCAAGATATCAATAACATTGCTGTCTACTACGCAAGCCAAAAAATGAACACTGGAAAAACACCCGAAGAATACGTTGAACTAGGAAAAAAACTGTTCCAACAAGGTGATAAGGAAAGCGGTACACCCGCTTGTATGTCTTGTCATGGCCCATCCGGCAGTGGTAATCCGGCAGCAGCTTGGCCTCGCCTATCTGGTCAAAATGCCGAATATATGACAAGCCAGCTACAAGCCTACCGCAATAACGAACGAGCTAATGATCCTAATATGATGATGCAGGGAGTCACTAGAAAAATGAGTGATAAGGACATTACAGCAATTTCTCACTATCTCTCAGGCTTACAGATAGCGCATTGA